In Luteibaculum oceani, the following are encoded in one genomic region:
- a CDS encoding DUF4293 domain-containing protein, whose amino-acid sequence MWQRIQTIYMLLAFVALVLFNFFSLANFSFNDTTWELMPYQFVGNEMGGAPLYFLRFGGIAANLVALVILFMITRYNNRRLQLRLGHISYFFLLVLTVVMYINMGSIKDFMEESMGKIEVVYNLGSYLPVIAIAFLILANRSIKKDEELIRSMDRLR is encoded by the coding sequence ATGTGGCAGCGAATCCAAACGATATACATGTTACTTGCTTTTGTAGCATTGGTGCTTTTTAATTTTTTCTCTTTAGCTAATTTTTCTTTTAATGATACTACCTGGGAGTTAATGCCTTATCAGTTTGTTGGAAATGAAATGGGAGGAGCCCCTTTATACTTTTTACGATTTGGGGGAATAGCGGCAAACCTCGTTGCATTGGTAATCTTATTTATGATAACACGCTATAACAATAGAAGACTACAACTTCGTTTAGGGCACATATCCTATTTCTTCCTTCTTGTTTTAACCGTTGTAATGTACATTAACATGGGGTCGATTAAAGACTTTATGGAGGAGTCTATGGGTAAAATAGAGGTAGTTTACAACTTGGGTTCGTATCTTCCGGTAATAGCAATCGCCTTTTTAATATTGGCTAATCGATCCATTAAAAAGGATGAAGAACTTATCCGATCAATGGATAGGTTGCGTTAA
- a CDS encoding metallophosphoesterase family protein: protein MQIAIISDTHSYLDNKIWKYLNEVDEIWHAGDVGAKTVIDQLEKLGKPLRGVYGNIDNHEIRKIFPEFQYFDIQGLRIGMTHIAGNPGRYPSKIKDWFKQHPCDLFICGHSHILKVTRDKEFGHLHMNPGAAGRHGFHQTKTILLLDINNGKPENLRVVELGPRAKI, encoded by the coding sequence ATGCAAATTGCCATTATTTCTGATACCCATAGTTACCTCGATAACAAAATTTGGAAGTATTTAAACGAGGTGGATGAAATTTGGCATGCTGGAGATGTGGGTGCAAAAACGGTAATTGACCAGCTGGAAAAATTAGGAAAACCCCTACGAGGAGTGTACGGCAACATCGACAACCATGAAATTCGAAAGATATTTCCTGAATTTCAATACTTCGATATCCAAGGACTACGAATTGGAATGACGCACATTGCCGGTAACCCAGGACGCTATCCAAGTAAGATAAAAGATTGGTTTAAGCAGCACCCCTGCGATCTATTTATTTGCGGGCACAGTCATATACTAAAAGTAACTCGAGACAAGGAATTTGGACACCTTCACATGAATCCAGGTGCCGCAGGTAGGCATGGATTTCATCAAACCAAAACTATTCTGCTTTTGGATATTAATAATGGAAAACCAGAAAATTTACGGGTTGTTGAACTGGGGCCTCGCGCTAAAATTTAA